The DNA segment TCATTGCGAGAGAGGAACGAACGAAGCAATCCCATAGTACTTAGGGATTGCTTCACTTTGCTCGCAATGACGTTTATTCTTTTAAAATGAAAAAACTTAAATTATACTCCACCAACCTCCAAGCTGACACTGTATCGTTTAGCGAAGCTTTATTAAAAGGGATTGCACTTGACAGAGGTTTATACATGCCTGAAGAAGTTCCAACGTTTACAATGGAAGAAATTGATGCATTTTCGGACATGGAATATTTCGAAATTGCTTATGAAGTGATTAAGAAATTTCTGGTCGGTGAGATTGAAGATACGGTGCTCTATGAGTTGGTGAAGGATGCATACAATTATGATGTACCGCTGGAAAAAGTTGTAGATAGCAAATATATTCTTCGATTAGATCAAGGCCCTACAGCTTCTTTCAAGGATTTTGCAGCCAGAATGATGGGACGATTAATGAACTATTATCTTTCCAAAGAAAATAAGAGTTTGTTGATTCTTACAGCAACATCAGGTGATACAGGAAGTGCTATTGCTAATGCCTATTATGGCTTGCATAATATCAAGGTTGTTGTTCTTTATCCTGAAACAGAAGTTACCAATCGTCAGCGTAAGCAGATGACTACCCTTGGTGAAAATGTGCAAATTATTGCCGTTGATGGCAAGTTTGACGATTGTCAAGCGATGGTAAAAGAAGCTTTCGCAGACCGCGATTTGGATCATTTGAATTTATCTTCAGCCAATTCAATCAATATTGGACGGCTAATTCCACAAACTGTTTATTATTTCTGGGCTTTTGCCAAACTTCGAAAAGGAACAGCAGATGATGACATTATATTTTCCGTTCCTTCAGGTAATTTTGGTGATATGATGGGAGGTGTATTGGCTATGAAAATGGGATTGCCAGTGAAAAAGTTTGTCATTGCAACAAACAACAATGATGTTTTCCCTGTATTCATGAAAACAGGAATTTATAGCAAAATCGAACCTTCCCGAAACTGTATCTCATCAGCAATGAATGTAGGGCATCCTTCAAACATGTCACGTTTAATGGCACTATATGGTGGTGTGATGAATGAAAAAGGGGAGATATTGACTCTACCTGATATGGATGAAATGAATAAAGAAATTCATGCTGTTAGTATATCTGAAGAGGAGACAAGATCAACGATCAAAGAGACATGGCGAAATCATAATGTATTGCTTGAACCACATGGTTCGGTAGGTTGGGCTGGAATGTTGGATTATTTAAAGGAAAATCCAGAAGCAGATGACCAGTTATGTGTTTCTTTGGAAACAGCTCATCCGGCCAAATTCCCTGAAGAAATTATTAAAATATTGAATATTGACCCTGAATTACCAAAAAGCTTAGAAGGATTAGAAGACAAAGTGGAACACTATGATTTTCTAAAGAATGAATATACTGATTTCAAGAATTACCTGCTAAAGAAATACTAATTAGCAGGAGTATTGTTAAAAAAGCCCTGTCTTGAATATCTCAAAACAGGGCTTTATCATTTTAATGGTTTTTAAACCCGTTGAAATGATGGCTACTCTTCAATAATAGTAATTGTTTCAATTTTATCACCTTCTTGAATCATATCAATGATGTCTAATCCTTCAGTTACTTTCCCAAAACAAGTATGGTTGCGATCGAGGTGAGCTGTATTATCGCGACTATGACAAATAAAGAACTGTGATCCTCCAGTATTTCTACCAGCATGTGCCATGGATAATACACCACGGTCATGATATTGATTGTCTCCATCCAATTCACAATCGATTTGGTAGCCGGGTCCACCAGCACCTGTTCCATTTGGACAACCTCCTTGAATCACAAAATTTGGAAGAACCCGATGAAAATTCAAACCATTATAAAACCCCTTGTTTGATAGATCTACAAAGTTTTTTACTGTTAATGGGGCATCTTTTTCATAAAAATCTACTTTCATGATGCCTTTTGCTGTTTTTATTTCTGCTTTGCTCATTACTGTACTTTCTTTAATTTTTTTTCTAGCTTGCAAATATAATAAAGCTGAGAACAATTTCATTTTCTTATGAAAAGCATTTGTACAAAAGTGTTAGTCGTGACTGGATCAATCTGTTACAGCATCAATTAAGCTTATTTACAAAATGCATTGTTTAACAATATTTTGTATATTTGAATACGTACTGACAAATTTTCACTTCTCATCCATATTTTCCTGTAGTAACAAAGTATATGGTTTATTCACTAAATACGTGTGTTATGAAATGAGCATAAATTTTCAGCATCCTAAACTATACAAACCGTGGGTGATTAAATTTTTTGCTTAAGCGAAGATTTATCGTAGCGGTTCCATGGGTTCGGAAATTTTGTATTTATTTCATTTTTAACGAAATACAAAATTTAAAACATATGAAAAGGTTTATTATTTTATTTGGTATTCTTTTCTCGGTATTAATTATTAGCGGTCAAAATTGGGTTGAACAGAAAACTCCCACGAAAAAAAATATATGGTCGGTGTATTTCACTAATGTTTATACCGGTTATGCTGTTGGTAATGGAGGTGTCATTTTAAAGACAAGTAATGGAGGATTGAGTTGGAAGCATAAAAACTCAGGTGTAAAGGATTTACTTAGGTGTGTTTTTTTTCCAACTGAAATGGTTGGTTATGTAAGTGGCGAAAAAGGAGTCATTTTAAAAACAACTGATGCTGGTGATAACTGGACTGATATTAGTCATAGTTCAGAGACTGAGGGAGGGGGCGTTTGGTTTCTGACAAGCGATAAGGGTTTTATTGTGGAAGGAGACGATCAGTTTACTGTTGTTAATATTTTAAGAACGCTTGATGGAGGTGAAACATTTGATACTGTTTACTCCAGTAGTGGGTGGATTAGCTATTTTCATTTTCCAGATGCACAAAACGGTTTTGCAACAGCTTCAGATGGAAAAATATTGCGCACCCAAGATGGTGGAAAAACCTGGAGAGGCTTGGGAACAAGTACAACTCTTTGGATGTCAGGTGTTTATTTTTTCGATAAAGATAATGGGATTATTGGAGGAGGTAGTTACCCTGCCAGTGGTGAAATATTAAAAACATCTAATGGGGGTGATAAATGGACAAAAAAGACTACCAGTGTGGGCTCAAGCCGCTTAAGTTTTGTTAGCAGTAGTATTGGTTATAATGTTGGATTTGATTCGATCAATTGGACTTTAAAACGAATTTTCAAAACAATTGATGGTGGAACTACCTGGACTCCTTCACCACATCCTGGGGTAGTTCCTATAAACGATATCCAGATGTTTGATGAAAACATGGGCTATGCAGTAGGAGATAGCGGCCTAATTTATAAATATTCCAATTCCTATTCTATTTCAGGAAAAGCAAAAGTTGGAGGAAATTCTATTTCATCGGGAACAGCCAAACTTTTTGAGTTAACAAAGAATCATAAGTCAAAATTAATTGCTTCCGAGCAGCTCGACATGCAAGGAAATTACAGCTTTACTAATTTGGTCAGTGGAGAATATATTGTATCTGTGCGTTGTACTGATGCACTATATCCTAATACATTGGAAACTTATTATGGCGATGTAGATTATTGGGAATCTGCTCAATCAATTCCCTTGTTGTGGAATGATAAAACAAATGCTGATGTAAATATTATTGCTTTTTCAGATCCACCCCTTGGTAAAGCCAGAATTGAAGGGTATGTTGTTTCTTTGGATGGAACGAGGGCTGGCAACGATCCAATCAAAGACATAGATGTGACTTTGAAAAAAGTACCGGGCGGAGAAGTGAAAGTAGTTAAA comes from the Bacteroidota bacterium genome and includes:
- the thrC gene encoding threonine synthase, yielding MKKLKLYSTNLQADTVSFSEALLKGIALDRGLYMPEEVPTFTMEEIDAFSDMEYFEIAYEVIKKFLVGEIEDTVLYELVKDAYNYDVPLEKVVDSKYILRLDQGPTASFKDFAARMMGRLMNYYLSKENKSLLILTATSGDTGSAIANAYYGLHNIKVVVLYPETEVTNRQRKQMTTLGENVQIIAVDGKFDDCQAMVKEAFADRDLDHLNLSSANSINIGRLIPQTVYYFWAFAKLRKGTADDDIIFSVPSGNFGDMMGGVLAMKMGLPVKKFVIATNNNDVFPVFMKTGIYSKIEPSRNCISSAMNVGHPSNMSRLMALYGGVMNEKGEILTLPDMDEMNKEIHAVSISEEETRSTIKETWRNHNVLLEPHGSVGWAGMLDYLKENPEADDQLCVSLETAHPAKFPEEIIKILNIDPELPKSLEGLEDKVEHYDFLKNEYTDFKNYLLKKY
- a CDS encoding peptidylprolyl isomerase, producing MSKAEIKTAKGIMKVDFYEKDAPLTVKNFVDLSNKGFYNGLNFHRVLPNFVIQGGCPNGTGAGGPGYQIDCELDGDNQYHDRGVLSMAHAGRNTGGSQFFICHSRDNTAHLDRNHTCFGKVTEGLDIIDMIQEGDKIETITIIEE
- a CDS encoding T9SS type A sorting domain-containing protein, encoding MKRFIILFGILFSVLIISGQNWVEQKTPTKKNIWSVYFTNVYTGYAVGNGGVILKTSNGGLSWKHKNSGVKDLLRCVFFPTEMVGYVSGEKGVILKTTDAGDNWTDISHSSETEGGGVWFLTSDKGFIVEGDDQFTVVNILRTLDGGETFDTVYSSSGWISYFHFPDAQNGFATASDGKILRTQDGGKTWRGLGTSTTLWMSGVYFFDKDNGIIGGGSYPASGEILKTSNGGDKWTKKTTSVGSSRLSFVSSSIGYNVGFDSINWTLKRIFKTIDGGTTWTPSPHPGVVPINDIQMFDENMGYAVGDSGLIYKYSNSYSISGKAKVGGNSISSGTAKLFELTKNHKSKLIASEQLDMQGNYSFTNLVSGEYIVSVRCTDALYPNTLETYYGDVDYWESAQSIPLLWNDKTNADVNIIAFSDPPLGKARIEGYVVSLDGTRAGNDPIKDIDVTLKKVPGGEVKVVKTKWSGMYEFKDMPLGDYSISIDIPGLPMDSFKTVYINNSDTSIANVNFGVDSAGIHVDQTISTNEFDKEKGLSIYPNPASLNLIIDFKMKANHKIVIRNLVGQDVLNLELRNTKRIQLDISDYASGVYVIEFNNHAYKFVKY